The Anabas testudineus chromosome 15, fAnaTes1.2, whole genome shotgun sequence DNA segment AAATTCCTTTGCATGGAGGAAACAACACACAGCGTAATCTAATgttacttatatatatatatatatatatatatatatatatatatatatatatttttttttttttttttttttttggtaatcTATGCATGCTGTGTACAACATGTAATCAGATTGTATTTACAGTTATTGTTGACTGAGTTGTTAAAATAACATGAGTTTGACTGCAGCTGTGAATAGAgagacctgctgctgttttaaaccACACGCTCTCAATAACTCAGCCACGCCAGAAGCACTTAAACATAACTTTAAAGTATCTGAAAtgaacagtttttattaaacatgacTCTTCTCCTAGTAGGTGTTTGGTCCATCAACATTTAATCATTGCTTTGCAGTTGCAGACAGTTGGAACTAAAAAAGTAATCTGGAGCTAGTTTTAACTGCTAATATACAGTTATCTTAGTCCAGCGGTTCAAACTGGGTCACAAGACAAATATAAGGAGTTGTGAGATACATACCTCTAAATACGTCCTATAACAAGTGTTAGACGGGAAATTTGTCTTTGGTGATAACTCACAGACACCTAAACAAGACAAAGGGCCCTACACCAAGCAAAGAGATgagattaaatatatattttattgtaccTTCCATTGTATCATGAGAGGAAACAGTGACTAAAGTCGAGAGGGTTACACTGAATATCCTATTATTGCCGtaattaaagaaaagaacaacTGTGAGTAGTAACATCTTGTTGGAACCTGTTGACACCACAATTGGATTTTGTTAAGATTCTTAAAGGACTATTTCAGTCAGCTCGCTGAAAGGAGAAGTGAGATTTGGGATTCTGGCAGGGTCGAGTTGGTTGGCCAGATTATCCCTTTCATGCAAATGCCTCCCCTGTTGGGTCCCAGTCAAGCGTGGGGGACTCAGCGCTGGCCACAGCTGCTTCCCGTTTCTGCTAAATCACACAGCAGCCATCTGGACGAGGCTGTCGCCATGCAACGCCGCCGAGCTCCTCCGCCGGCCCCGTCAGAGCCTCTCCAGACAGGCCTGGCCCTCAGAGCCCCGGCCCCTGCCTTCTGCTGCAGCGGCTGATCCTCCCGGCCCCAGCTCTCTGCTGTTCCTCAGAGGCCCGGCCGGACTCTTCAGGTCCTGGACACGGCACGTGTCATGTGTGTACATGGAGGGTCTTCTCACTCATACACATCCTTTTGCGTGTGTAACATTGCTGCTACCAATTGTCCATTAGTGTCATGATTTTAAGACAAGGATCTCACTCACAGTTGATCTTGATATTATCTATAATTTACATTCTTAGGAAAAAATACAGCGTGTACTTTTAACTGCAGTTGATAGAATttatacatacaaaaacaatgaaGATTAATATTCGATTTGCAATTTCTAGACTGTATTTTGCCTCCACACATGgtaaatgtaatattgtaatGAAGGACGGTTCATTCTCCTTCACTATACGTTTTCTTTTAGCAAGTTCAGTGTTGTGGGATCTTGTACACAAATGCCAGTCATTCACTCTTTCTCGACTCTTCCTTGACAGGCCCATCCGAGCTGCATCTTGAATGACATCTAAACTTAATTATAGAGCGAAATGAAATCTCCATATTTCTTTAGTACGCGAAGAAACTTCCCATTAGCAGCAGAATAACTCCTGAGCCCGAGCctaatgtaaacaaacaatgaagagtcattttaatgtcagtatttccattttccttGACATTAGTCTATTGAGGAAAAGTCTtactaaaaacaaatgcacctgCCCAGGAAATATCTACACGTTACTACATGATAATTAGCATGAAACTATTAGTTCTAACCTCATACACtgtagacaaaataaaaatcacttagtgcatatataaaatattctttattgataTTTTGCAAGCATAAACCTCAATTCAAATGTTTCCCTTTCCATGATATGACTCAAACAATTCTTAGCCATCAGgtataaaacaaaaaggccaGGATAACGTTTTCTTATAATAAAACCACGAATAgcttccagcagcagcagtagtcaTGTTTTCACCTCAAATACATTAAGAACAGTTGAACAAAAAGAGATGCAGCTTTTATCAACTACCctacagacaaacaacaaccactgtaataaatacaaaaacagagtgtaaattatataaataatatgtaGGTTGCTACAAATGCAAGAACAGGGTGAATCTTTGAAAGGACATGTGTGATTATCTACAGTGATTGTTAGGTTTTTATTGATtgcatttaaaatcaatattaaaGTGGGTTTTCCTGAAGTGAAAACAACTGCACAATAGAACCTTTTACTGACATTTCAGACACCTCAGTACAGAGATTTGTAAATGAAAGCATGTAGATCATTTCTGTTCTGAAACAAGACGCACATTTCTGCCTGGTTTtccaaaagaaaagtcacatttatacattttatacatgtgGCAACTGTAAATACATGATTTAAAACCTATGTAGCATGTGGCACTGTAATTGTGCCAGCTGTGTTgctttactttatattttgaatcatttcattttttttagtAAGAGTATGCGTTTATCTGTGTTTAATAAACGTTCATACTTcgtaaaaaacaaagaaaaaaaaaaaacacacaaccttccagtgtatttacattttgtactTTGCATTCACTGTATTTcaggtactgtgtgtgtgtgtgtgtgtgtgtgtgtgtgtgtgcgtgtgtgtgtgtgtgcgtgtgtgcgtgtgtgtgtgtgtgtgcgcgtgtgcgtgtggcatgttttttttcatatatacacctgtttgtctgtgtgaaagCGCATGTGTGTTCTCAGTGGGGCTCAGTAGCGATGCTCCCCTCGTGTTATGTGAGAGGAGAACTCGTACCGGTCTTGACTCCTGTGGCCACAGAGGTTGCACTCGAAGGGGTCTCTGAAGCCATGGCACCCCATGTGAATGGTGTACATGACGTGGTCCAGGAAGAGAACGCGGCAGTGTTCGCACCGGTACGCCCTCACCTGCTCCCCGTCCGCCGTCACCACCTTGAATCCCTCGGAGGCCATCTCCATACTGGCCCGGATGGCCTCGAACTGCCTCTGCTGTTCCTCCTTTACCAGAGGGAGCACACCATTCCTCACCCCCGAGGGGAGGTGGTTGGTCAGGTAGATGAGACCAGGGGCCGCCCCACCTGGACGATCCTCATTGTTGCTTTCGGTGTCAGTGGAGTCCTGGCCACTGTGGCTGGGTGAGCCATCCTTCTCGCTGGAGGCAGATTTGGAGTTGGAGAGCAGGAGCAGGTTCTCGGCTGCACTGTCTTTGGCGGACATGCTGTGACCCGTCCCCGCGTGGCCCTCTGGTGCAGGCTTGTGAAGTGGGTAAATGGAGCCGAGGCCCACATCAGTAGAGGAGGCCGGCGAGGTCTGGACCAGAGGCCGAAGCGACTCGGCCCCCAGGTAGCTGATGGCACTGTTGATGGCCTGGTCGATGACGTGAGGCTGAATCAGCTCACCTGCTCCTCCGTCATAGGAGGACAGGTCTGACAGACGTTTGTCACCTGAGGAgccagagagagacaagagcaATGTGACGATTACACTTTGTTGACAACCTACATGCTGGGATGTCACCATCCTGATTCTGAGCCTGCTCCTCTACAGCTGAGGCTgagctgttgtttcttttggtGTCATGGTTTCTTATTAGCATTTCCCTCAGCctcttaatattttattttgcttttttttgctgtgaagataattggatttttttttttgtaaaataaatatgtagtatgaatgttaaaacacagacatcaaCTAAGCAAATTAAAAGTATAATTCCTAATTCATTTCCATTATATTTCATGCATTGTACAGAGCCAGGGTGGCTCATAAAAATGCAAAGctaatgaacacaaacacactgcagcttCACCTATGCGGCTCTCAGCAAAAGTAGCAACACTGTATTTACACAAAGAAAGCAGCCCTTACCCACAAACTTCTGTGGCATAGTGCTCTTACGTTTAGCTACATTATTAGCTAGTCTGTCTAGCACCAAGGCTCTGTCAGATCCCGTCTGGCTTAAGTCTTCCCTCTGCTCATTCTGGTTGCTTTCTTCCTTTACTACTGGAAAGCAAGACAGAAAAGTAGATTTCAGAGTCAACGTAATTTGAGTTGGTCCTGTTTAACGTGATGAACTGTTGCCTGATGATATTTTCCTGGCAGAGCACAGAGCGGATTATTCTGACACATGTGAAGCACTTggttgtaaatacagtattggTTCAAGTATAGATGTGTTTCCAGGCTTCAATGCAGAGGTTTACATCACCCTGCACATTCACTGAATTCATGTCTGCAGAGTATATATGGACACATGTGCAAGTGTATACTTACAGCGTGATTAAGTAGATGTATTTAGCTATGCATTTATTTTGAGTGCAGTACTTCTGCATGAGCGTATGTTCTAATGGAAATGGCACAAATTTAACCTGATTTGTCAGAGCAGTTAAGAACTGCAACGTTGTCAGCACAGTACACGGCTGTTGCGTGCATGGCAAGTCCTGCGCTCGGGGTAAAGTAGGTCATCAGATTTGGGTAAAAGTGCAGTgcatgtgtatgagtgtgtgtgtgtgtgtgtgtgtgtgtgtgagaaagagaaagagagagaaagagagagaaagagagagagagagagagagactctcATGACCAACCTGTATAGATGCTATTCTGCAGCCCCATACACTGGAGGTAGTTGTGACACCTCTCCTTGTGCTCCTCGAGAGAACTGCGCTGCTTGTAACTCCTCCCACAGTAAGCACACTTATGGGGTTTTCcgactgcaaaaaaaaaaaacacaaaacgaaAAAATATTATAGCACTTATCAGAGCAGTGTGATATTCTAGTCATGGTATTGttaaatgattgttttttttatttatttcacaatcATGATTCAGCCTACAGTTAAGGTAGACAGGAATTGTTGTAGTTTCCAGTTTGATGGCAATAATTAGAAGACAACAGTTTGCATATTTAGCATGAACAGTGGTCAGATAAAGACACACCACCTACAAAAAACCCAAGGAGAAGGCTTGTCTGACAGTCCCGCCCACACTGATTGATTGACAGATGATCCTTGGGAAGTCCAGTGAAAACAATTTCACAAGCagaattttctttctttttatggcACGCTCACTGTGGGGAATTAAATTCCCCTCAagtttttacaattttacacATGGTGGGAATTTTCTAAGCTGATTCACTCATAGGCTCGCACCAGAAAAATAACGAGCTAAATAGATCCAATAAAAAGAATTGTAATccctacaaaataaaacatcttagGGTGCACGCAATAAATCTGAGGGAATGATAATGAATAATAggaataaaattaatattaggTATGCATAATCCACCACAGTCTGATACTGATTATTACTAATACTTATTTTATACCTGTTTGTTAATGTGTACgaatttaaatattcatttaagtTTAAGTCTAATCTTGCAGGTTATCCATTTACTTTTTAGTTAAACTATTCAAGGCAGGTTTTGTAAGTGCACTGTTTACACCAAAACAATTTCATTAACAAACTTCTGCAaactatttgaaaaaaaaaaaaaaaaacaagaaaagaaaaaaaaagtgacaccATATCTACACCCTGTCAACTTCCCGTTATATAGCTCTGAGCTCTCGCTGTGTGCACTGCAGAACATGTTGTGCCTCTTGTAAAGGCTTCCACCCAGTGTTCCTAGAATTATTATAAGTGCAGAGGTTTGCGGCGTGGAGGATCTTTGCCTACTCACCCGAGTGGGTGCGTAGATGGCCGGTGAGGGCGTCCCTTCTGCGACAGGCGTAGCTGCACAGGTGACACTTGAAGGGTTTCTCTCCAGAATGGAGCTTGATGTGACGCAGCAAGTTACCCTTCTGCGTGAATGAGGCACCGCACTGGCTGCACTGAAAAGGACGTTCTCCTGAGGGCaagaacacaacagacacaTCTTACTGTAAAGAGGcaaatgacaagaaaaagacaaataacagaaaaaaaacacttgacttGGATATTTTTACTGGCACCCAATTTTATGTTTTCGTGTGTCCTATCAGGCAGTTATATTATGTTTTCTTGATTGTGCTACTCTACCTAATCTCACTATGTTtaatcttttgtcttttctgcgAGGATGAAAAGGTGGGCTGCTGCTGTGGGAATGTGGGGTCATTGCCCTACAAGCATCCAAAGCGCCAGAACAAGCCATATGATGGAGCGTCTCCGGGGTAGAGAGCAATCTAGCAGCCTGTGGGAGGGTTTCACAGCAGAGTGACACTCCATCTCTCCATGCTCCCCCTGCCCCACCGACTTCTGGCACTCTGATCGAACAAGAGCCTTTCAGACTCAGCCTGCCAGTTCCGTAATGCACCATTGCCTAGGTCAATTTGATCTGAAAATctcattttttcctcttcttcgtCTCTAAAATAAGAGCGGCACATCACAATGCAAATTCAGCCTCATTTGAATAAAGCGAAGGAAACACTTTGTGTTGAGAGCCAGTCTTCCTGATCAGCGCTTCTGGAATAAACCAATATCCAGCCTCTCCGAGTGTTGTGGCATTCTGTGAGAACGTTTTAAtatggctttttttttcagaggcCCCCTATAAAATAAGAGTCACCAGTGAAGcagcaaaaatatataaaaaaggaaattcattaaaaatgcatttcaggAGCAAAGACTCAGCACagaatattttctatttaaataggAGGCACTTCATTATATCTTTTATTGTACTTTCTTTCGCATTTACATTAGTCTAGTGTTCCTTTCTTCCATTTTGACTTTCATTAGTTTCTAAAGCTTGACAGTTAAGTGCCTTTTTCAGAAATGTTCCCCACCACTGGTTTGGCTTCATTACAATAGAATATCAATTTTGAAATTTGAAAAACTTTTAATGGCTCGATAATTGTCACTTCATGGAGAGTCCATTTAATTGCAGCAGATATCCTGTTTCTCATCTGAGGGCATGTTTTTTGGACCAAGTTTGTCTCTGATACTTCAAGGCACAATAATTTGATCTGTTACTGTTGCTTGTCATGTGGTTAATTCAGAGTCATTTATAGATGAACGATAATAAATACTAATGGTAGGCTCAGAGTCTATTTCACGCACGATAGGAAGGTCTACATGCAAACAGCCAAACACAAGCATTCCATTACAACTACAGCTGAGTATAAGGGTGACTGCCAACATTGGAACAGGCTAGAGTTTATTTCTAAGATTCAATCACTAATATTTGAAGGAGACACAAAGACTACAGTGCATACACTGTTGTGATTGATGCCAATTGTGTTAAAACAACACTGAGATATTCCTTTTAAGTCTAAAGAATTGCAGTAAATCTAAGGAGGAGCCACAGCAGACACCTCTCTACTCCTCATCCATCCCCTTATACTTGACAGTGAACATGGGTGCAAAGGAAGGGCAAGAAGTATTGCAGGTGGCTTACCAGTGTGGCTTCTTTTGTGCACCATCAACACATTGGGGCCAATGCAAACTATCCCACAGATATCGCACTTGAGCTTCCCGTTGGGCAGCCGGATACCGCCGGCCGAGGAGAAGGCCTTGGCTTCGGGGCTCGGCTGTGAGCCGTTCACCTTGGCCCCGGAGGCATCAATCACGCGCAAGTCTTCCGcgcactcctcctcctccacgcCATTCATGTCACAGGCCAGCCCATTCTCCTCATCACTGCGAGCCTCAACTTTAATGTTACAGGCTGGAAAAGAGGGCAAGGGGGGGGCCACGGTTTAGAATACGAGCATGC contains these protein-coding regions:
- the ikzf1 gene encoding DNA-binding protein Ikaros isoform X2 — encoded protein: MLGWNEEVQWRGEGLRAQLHGAAAALRPSAHGAGESWKNFILQTQGIAEYLHRMETEEAQEMAQMPGRDSPPANEASEEPEEPMAVPEDLSANSTHQQNNRGDKACNIKVEARSDEENGLACDMNGVEEEECAEDLRVIDASGAKVNGSQPSPEAKAFSSAGGIRLPNGKLKCDICGIVCIGPNVLMVHKRSHTGERPFQCSQCGASFTQKGNLLRHIKLHSGEKPFKCHLCSYACRRRDALTGHLRTHSVGKPHKCAYCGRSYKQRSSLEEHKERCHNYLQCMGLQNSIYTVKEESNQNEQREDLSQTGSDRALVLDRLANNVAKRKSTMPQKFVGDKRLSDLSSYDGGAGELIQPHVIDQAINSAISYLGAESLRPLVQTSPASSTDVGLGSIYPLHKPAPEGHAGTGHSMSAKDSAAENLLLLSNSKSASSEKDGSPSHSGQDSTDTESNNEDRPGGAAPGLIYLTNHLPSGVRNGVLPLVKEEQQRQFEAIRASMEMASEGFKVVTADGEQVRAYRCEHCRVLFLDHVMYTIHMGCHGFRDPFECNLCGHRSQDRYEFSSHITRGEHRY
- the ikzf1 gene encoding DNA-binding protein Ikaros isoform X6, whose protein sequence is MAASNGLLGVSFYWHGTKQVPKARWLDSPPQSRPVDKSKQNASVELRDIVMLGWNEEVQWRGEGLRAQLHGAAAALRPSAHGAGESWKNFILQTQGIAEYLHRMETEEAQEMAQMPGRDSPPANEASEEPEEPMAVPEDLSANSTHQQNNRGDKGERPFQCSQCGASFTQKGNLLRHIKLHSGEKPFKCHLCSYACRRRDALTGHLRTHSVGKPHKCAYCGRSYKQRSSLEEHKERCHNYLQCMGLQNSIYTGDKRLSDLSSYDGGAGELIQPHVIDQAINSAISYLGAESLRPLVQTSPASSTDVGLGSIYPLHKPAPEGHAGTGHSMSAKDSAAENLLLLSNSKSASSEKDGSPSHSGQDSTDTESNNEDRPGGAAPGLIYLTNHLPSGVRNGVLPLVKEEQQRQFEAIRASMEMASEGFKVVTADGEQVRAYRCEHCRVLFLDHVMYTIHMGCHGFRDPFECNLCGHRSQDRYEFSSHITRGEHRY
- the ikzf1 gene encoding DNA-binding protein Ikaros isoform X3; this encodes MLGWNEEVQWRGEGLRAQLHGAAAALRPSAHGAGESWKNFILQTQGIAEYLHRMETEEAQEMAQMPGRDSPPANEASEEPEEPMAVPEDLSANSTHQQNNRGDKACNIKVEARSDEENGLACDMNGVEEEECAEDLRVIDASGAKVNGSQPSPEAKAFSSAGGIRLPNGKLKCDICGIVCIGPNVLMVHKRSHTGERPFQCSQCGASFTQKGNLLRHIKLHSGEKPFKCHLCSYACRRRDALTGHLRTHSVGKPHKCAYCGRSYKQRSSLEEHKERCHNYLQCMGLQNSIYTGDKRLSDLSSYDGGAGELIQPHVIDQAINSAISYLGAESLRPLVQTSPASSTDVGLGSIYPLHKPAPEGHAGTGHSMSAKDSAAENLLLLSNSKSASSEKDGSPSHSGQDSTDTESNNEDRPGGAAPGLIYLTNHLPSGVRNGVLPLVKEEQQRQFEAIRASMEMASEGFKVVTADGEQVRAYRCEHCRVLFLDHVMYTIHMGCHGFRDPFECNLCGHRSQDRYEFSSHITRGEHRY
- the ikzf1 gene encoding DNA-binding protein Ikaros isoform X1 — translated: MLGWNEEVQWRGEGLRAQLHGAAAALRPSAHGAGESWKNFILQTQGIAEYLHRMETEEAQEMAQMPGRDSPPANEASEEPEEPMAVPEDLSANSTHQQNNRGDKACNIKVEARSDEENGLACDMNGVEEEECAEDLRVIDASGAKVNGSQPSPEAKAFSSAGGIRLPNGKLKCDICGIVCIGPNVLMVHKRSHTGERPFQCSQCGASFTQKGNLLRHIKLHSGEKPFKCHLCSYACRRRDALTGHLRTHSVGKPHKCAYCGRSYKQRSSLEEHKERCHNYLQCMGLQNSIYTVVKEESNQNEQREDLSQTGSDRALVLDRLANNVAKRKSTMPQKFVGDKRLSDLSSYDGGAGELIQPHVIDQAINSAISYLGAESLRPLVQTSPASSTDVGLGSIYPLHKPAPEGHAGTGHSMSAKDSAAENLLLLSNSKSASSEKDGSPSHSGQDSTDTESNNEDRPGGAAPGLIYLTNHLPSGVRNGVLPLVKEEQQRQFEAIRASMEMASEGFKVVTADGEQVRAYRCEHCRVLFLDHVMYTIHMGCHGFRDPFECNLCGHRSQDRYEFSSHITRGEHRY
- the ikzf1 gene encoding DNA-binding protein Ikaros isoform X5, yielding MLGWNEEVQWRGEGLRAQLHGAAAALRPSAHGAGESWKNFILQTQGIAEYLHRMETEEAQEMAQMPGRDSPPANEASEEPEEPMAVPEDLSANSTHQQNNRGDKGERPFQCSQCGASFTQKGNLLRHIKLHSGEKPFKCHLCSYACRRRDALTGHLRTHSVGKPHKCAYCGRSYKQRSSLEEHKERCHNYLQCMGLQNSIYTVKEESNQNEQREDLSQTGSDRALVLDRLANNVAKRKSTMPQKFVGDKRLSDLSSYDGGAGELIQPHVIDQAINSAISYLGAESLRPLVQTSPASSTDVGLGSIYPLHKPAPEGHAGTGHSMSAKDSAAENLLLLSNSKSASSEKDGSPSHSGQDSTDTESNNEDRPGGAAPGLIYLTNHLPSGVRNGVLPLVKEEQQRQFEAIRASMEMASEGFKVVTADGEQVRAYRCEHCRVLFLDHVMYTIHMGCHGFRDPFECNLCGHRSQDRYEFSSHITRGEHRY
- the ikzf1 gene encoding DNA-binding protein Ikaros isoform X4, whose amino-acid sequence is MLGWNEEVQWRGEGLRAQLHGAAAALRPSAHGAGESWKNFILQTQGIAEYLHRMETEEAQEMAQMPGRDSPPANEASEEPEEPMAVPEDLSANSTHQQNNRGDKGERPFQCSQCGASFTQKGNLLRHIKLHSGEKPFKCHLCSYACRRRDALTGHLRTHSVGKPHKCAYCGRSYKQRSSLEEHKERCHNYLQCMGLQNSIYTVVKEESNQNEQREDLSQTGSDRALVLDRLANNVAKRKSTMPQKFVGDKRLSDLSSYDGGAGELIQPHVIDQAINSAISYLGAESLRPLVQTSPASSTDVGLGSIYPLHKPAPEGHAGTGHSMSAKDSAAENLLLLSNSKSASSEKDGSPSHSGQDSTDTESNNEDRPGGAAPGLIYLTNHLPSGVRNGVLPLVKEEQQRQFEAIRASMEMASEGFKVVTADGEQVRAYRCEHCRVLFLDHVMYTIHMGCHGFRDPFECNLCGHRSQDRYEFSSHITRGEHRY